One stretch of Bombina bombina isolate aBomBom1 chromosome 7, aBomBom1.pri, whole genome shotgun sequence DNA includes these proteins:
- the LOC128636242 gene encoding mucin-5B-like codes for MSTTPVYKGSVYEEITGSCCGKCTRNACVFTVDDTTYNLQPGQTFTPPGKPCTTYVCDDNFVLKEKNIVCAPLDLSKCQEGTIITDEDGCCPTCQLKDVCTKFLTNENITFDNCVTETEVEVAYCTGYCDSTSGYSMTLMMENKCSCCQPRKTSMKDCKLTCQNGTTVNHSYTFIEECGCDVLKCVKFSYDLLSTTIKP; via the exons ATGTCTACCACACCCGTTTATAAG GGATCTGTATATGAAGAGATTACTGGATCATGCTGTGGCAAATGCACAAGAAATGCATGTGTGTTTACGGTGGATGATACAACATATAATTTGCAG CCTGGACAAACATTTACACCTCCAGGAAAACCCTGCACCACATATGTCTGCGATGACAACTTTGTTTTGAAGGAGAAAAACATTGTATGTGCACCCTTAGACCTTTCAAAGTGTCAAGAG GGTACAATAATTACCGACGAGGATGGGTGTTGTCCTACTTGCCAGCTTAAAG ATGTTTGTACAAAATTCCTAACAAATGAGAATATCACATTTGATAACTGTGTAACTGAAACAGAAGTGGAAGTAGCGTACTGTACAGGTTACTGTGACTCCACGAGTGG ATATTCTATGACTCTCATGATGGAAAATAAATGTAGCTGTTGTCAACCTCGGAAGACCAGTATGAAGGATTGTAAACTGACATGTCAAAATGGCACCACTGTTAACCACTCTTATACTTTTATCGAAGAATGTGGCTGTGATGTCCTCAAATGTGTGAAATTTTCTTATGATTTGCTTTCAACTACTATAAAGCCATAG